In the genome of Rhodoferax fermentans, one region contains:
- a CDS encoding cytochrome c1, translating to MKKVALGLSLVSGLSMSVFANTAGPAWDKAPGNISDKTSLQNGAKTFVAYCLNCHGAEYVRYNRLQDLGFTLDQIKSELVLTDAKVGDTMKSVISMKEGKAWFGNNPPDLSVIARSRAGANGTGADYLYTYLRGFYRDSASQTGWNNLVFPNVGMPHVLWELQGDRKAVFEEVEEHGQKTHVFKGFEQVTPGTLTTEQYDQTVGDLVNYLQWMGEPVQSTRKTLGIWVLIFLAGLTVVTWRLNKSFWKDIK from the coding sequence ATCAAAAAAGTCGCCCTGGGTTTGTCTCTGGTGTCGGGTCTGTCTATGTCGGTGTTTGCCAATACGGCGGGACCGGCCTGGGACAAAGCGCCAGGCAATATCTCCGATAAGACCTCTTTGCAGAACGGTGCCAAGACCTTTGTCGCTTACTGCCTGAACTGCCACGGCGCTGAATACGTGCGCTACAACCGCTTGCAGGACCTCGGCTTTACCCTGGATCAGATCAAGAGTGAACTGGTGCTGACCGATGCCAAAGTGGGTGACACCATGAAGTCGGTGATCTCCATGAAAGAAGGCAAGGCCTGGTTTGGCAACAACCCGCCTGACCTGAGTGTGATCGCCCGTTCACGCGCTGGTGCCAACGGCACAGGTGCTGACTACCTCTACACCTACCTGCGTGGTTTTTACCGTGATAGCGCCAGCCAGACCGGGTGGAACAACTTGGTGTTCCCCAATGTAGGCATGCCTCATGTCTTGTGGGAGCTGCAGGGTGACCGCAAGGCGGTATTCGAGGAAGTTGAAGAGCATGGGCAGAAAACCCATGTGTTCAAGGGCTTCGAGCAGGTCACACCAGGCACATTGACCACAGAGCAGTACGATCAGACGGTGGGTGACCTCGTCAACTACCTGCAGTGGATGGGTGAACCTGTGCAATCCACCCGCAAGACGCTGGGCATCTGGGTCTTGATTTTCCTGGCTGGGTTGACGGTTGTCACCTGGCGTTTGAACAAGTCTTTCTGGAAAGACATCAAGTAG